In the genome of Vicinamibacteria bacterium, one region contains:
- a CDS encoding V-type ATP synthase subunit B (produces ATP from ADP in the presence of a proton gradient across the membrane; the B subunit is part of the catalytic core of the ATP synthase complex): protein MARTYRGASALSGPLLYLERTRRVRLGEWVTIRSPRDGTSWRGQVIDAGEDVTVIQVLEETYGLAPARVEVTLSGDVAKAVVGRELLGRAFNGVGEPVDGLGPAVGEAVLPIWGAPVNPARRLRPTDFIETGISAIDGMNTLVRGQKLPIFSAAGLPAMELAAFIAENVRARGGEQFAVVFVAIGITARETHSFVRRFERSGAMDRTILYLNEASDPTIERLLAPRFALTEAEFLAFERGYH, encoded by the coding sequence ATGGCGCGAACCTACCGTGGGGCCTCGGCTCTATCCGGTCCGCTCCTCTATCTCGAGCGGACGCGGAGAGTGCGTCTGGGCGAGTGGGTCACGATCCGTTCTCCTCGTGATGGCACGTCCTGGCGCGGCCAGGTGATCGACGCGGGCGAGGACGTCACCGTCATTCAGGTACTCGAAGAGACTTACGGTCTCGCGCCCGCACGAGTCGAGGTCACCCTGAGCGGCGACGTCGCCAAGGCCGTCGTCGGTCGCGAGCTTCTCGGCCGTGCTTTCAATGGGGTGGGCGAGCCCGTCGACGGACTCGGACCGGCCGTGGGAGAGGCGGTGCTGCCGATCTGGGGAGCGCCGGTGAATCCTGCCCGCCGCCTTCGTCCTACCGACTTCATCGAGACGGGAATCTCCGCCATCGATGGCATGAACACGCTCGTCCGCGGCCAGAAGCTCCCGATCTTCTCCGCCGCAGGGCTCCCGGCGATGGAGCTTGCTGCTTTCATCGCCGAGAACGTCCGCGCTCGCGGCGGCGAGCAATTCGCCGTCGTCTTCGTCGCCATCGGGATCACGGCCCGCGAGACGCACAGCTTCGTTCGTCGATTCGAGCGGAGCGGGGCGATGGATCGCACGATCCTCTATCTGAACGAGGCGAGCGACCCGACCATCGAACGTTTGCTCGCTCCCCGGTTCGCGCTCACCGAGGCGGAGTTTCTGGCTTTCGAGCGCGGCTACCACG